ACGCATCGCCGATAAAATACCCAACCATGAGCAATCCCAAGAACCACCAGCTGAGGTGGAACATCGTCATGTTTTTGATGGCACTCTCAGGAGTGGCGAGGTTCTCGACATCGATACGCTCCGGGATGTCTTTGCGGAAAAAGAGCCATAATACAACGATCGAGGCGATGATACTCAGGAGATTCGGGAGGAACATCGTCCGTGCGTATTCCCAAAAACCGATTTGAAAATATCCCGCCGTCACGATATTTGTGAGATTCGAGATCACGAGCGGATTAGAAGCACTGTCGCCGATAAATCCCCCCGCCATCAAAAATGCGAACATCGCAATAGGGTTTAGTTTGAGGTACTTCATCTTTGCCAAAATGATCGGAGTGAGGATCAATGCCGCGCCGTCGTTGGCGAAAAAAGCCGAGACAAGCGCACCGAGAATCATCAAATAAACAAACATCAGATTCCCGTTTCCGCCTGATAATCGCGCCATCTTTAGTGCTGCCCACTCGAAAAATCCGATCTCATCGAGTACCATCGAGAGAAGTATGATTCCGATAAAAGCGAGTGTCGCATCCCATACGATAGTAGTCACCATCCACACATCATCCAAGCTCACTACACCGAGTAACACCGCCAGTGCGGCACCGACGACCGCCGTGGTACCTATCTGCAATCCTCGCGGCTGCCAGATAATAAATAGTAAGGTCACTAAAAAGAGCGAAACGGCTAAAATCATACTTTTTCCTTTTTTTGTCATCCTCGGGCTTGACCCGGGGATCCATCCCCATCTTAGAAAAACTGGATTCCCGATCAAGTCGGGAATGACGTAATATAAAATTGTATCACAATATCAATATATCTTGATATATTATTTTTATTTTGTTACACTGTCACAAATCGGAGGTACTTTATGGACGTTTTTTTGGAAACCGTTTCGGCATTGAATGATGAAACCCGTATCAAACTCCTCTCCTTTTTGGATACACACGGCGCTCTGTGCGTTTGTGATCTCCAAGAGAGCTTTGGGATGATCCAATCACGACTTTCGCGCCATTTGAAAATCCTCAAAGACGGTGGATTTTTGCGGGTTGATCGGTGCGGTACGTGGGCATATTACTCTATCCGTAGCCCTCTGGATCGTTTCCGTAGTGAAGCGTTGTCAGAAATCCGCTGTCTAAGTCTTGATTTACCTCCTCTTAAAAAATTATCCCAAAACGAAGGTTGTACCCTATGAAAAATGTCCTTATTCTCTGCACAGGAAACAGCTGCCGATCCATCATGGGTGAAGCCCTAATCAATGCGAAAATGGGAGATTGTGTATTTGCACAAAGCTCAGGGGTGAAAGCCAGCGGAAAAGTAAACCCACATGCGCAAGCCCTTCTCGAAGAGAAAGGATACTGGAAAGATGTGTATCACTCCAAAGTGATCGATACCGTTATCGATACTCCGTTCGATCTTGTCGTAACTGTCTGCGATCATGCTCACGAGACCTGCCCGATGTTTCCAAAAGCGGTCAAAACGATCCATGTGGCATTTGAAGACCCAAGCGGTAAAGAAGTGGAAGAGTACGCTAAAACACTTGCTCTGATAGAAGCAACACTTTTGCCGATCGTCCAATCCGAGTTGTGTGACTGATGATGTGGCAAGAGAGCGTCAACGTCCTCGTATATGAATGGCTTCAACTGCCTCATGGAGAGAAACTCTCCGATGCTCTCAATTTTTTCATCTACGATACGGTTAAAATCCTTTTTCTCCTCACTGTAATCATTTTTGCGGTGACACTTCTGCGCTCATACTTCTCTACCGAAAAAGTACGGAAATATCTGAGTCGTAGACATGAATACACGGGAAATGTCCTCGCCGCGCTGTTCGGGATTATCACTCCGTTTTGCTCGTGTTCCGCGATTCCCCTCTTTTTGGGCTTTTTGCAAGCACGGATACCGCTGGGGGTGACGTTTAGCTATCTGATCTCCGCACCGCTCAACAACGAAATCGCCATTGCGATGCTTCTGTCGATGTTCGGATGGAAAGTGGCGGCATTGTATATCGGATTCGGTCTTCTCGTCGCTATTATCGGCGGAATCATCATCGGACGACTCGGACTGGAGAGCGAGATCCTCATTGAAGTCAAACCGATTGAGGGGGAGATTCGCGCCGAAAATCAGGTGATAGCGTTTAAAACACGTCTCAATGACGCGTGGAATTACACCCTCGATATTCTCCGTAAAATATGGCTCTATGTTTTGATCGGTGTCGGTGCAGGTGCCTTTATCCACGACTATGTCCCGACCGAGTTAATCACCTCTATCGCGGGTGGAGACAATCTATTCGCAGTTCCTCTCGCGACACTGTTAGGAGTTCCGATGTACTCCAATGCCGCAGGGGTAATGCCGCTCATCGAAGTACTCACGTCAAAAGGGATGCTAATGGGGACGGCATTGTCGTTTATGATGGCAATCACCGCCCTCTCCCTCCCTGAAGCGATGATCCTCAAGCGGGTGATGAGTCTCAAGCTCATCGCCATCTTTTTCGGTACCGTGACGCTGGGGATTATGGGCGTCGGGTACTTATTTAATGCAATTTTATAGGAGTTAATATGAAAATCGAAATAACCAATCAAACTAATGGAATCAAGGCATTTCTCGGCGGTTTTAGTACCGAAGAGTTAAGTGCTAAAATAGAGGCGTGTAAAACTGGAGAATGTTCATGTAACTGTGATCCTGCTATGATGCAAAAAATCGAATCAATTGATCTAGAAAGTGTCGATGGTGGGTCAACAATCACTATTACCGGAGACGTGGATGCACAAACCCTCGCGCCGATGATGCAAGAATGCTTATTAGGAGATAAACTATGAAAATCGAAATTTTGGGTACGGGTTGTGCCAAATGCAAAGCCCTCGAAGAGGCGACGAAACAAGCGGTCGCAAAAAGTGGCAAGTTTGCTCAAATCGAAAAAGTCGAAGATATTATGAAAATCATGGAATACAATGTCATGAGCACCCCCGGACTCGTGATTGATGGTAAGGTTGTCAGTACCGGAAAAGTTTTAAGTGTGGATGAGATCGTCAATTTGATCCATCAAAAATAAAAGAGGTGTTAACTAAATCAAAAGTACTTAACTGATTTAGCTCACACATGGCATTGTTGAATATCGCGGTCAAGTAATACCTCAAACGCATCTGCATTCATTGGTTTTGAACACAAAAAACCTTGGAAATATTGACATTGATGCCGTTGTAAAAACTCAAACTGCTCAATCGTCTCAACCCCCTCGGCAATAACGTCAAAATTAAAAATAGAGGCCATAGAGAGGATAGTTTCAACCAATGCCGCATCATCTTTATCGGACATAATATCCCGTACAAAACTGCGATCAATTTTAAGTGTTGTAAACGGAAGTCTCTTTAGATAAGTAAGCGATGAATAACCCGTACCGAAGTCATCCATGGAAAGGCTAATACCCGCTCGGCGCAAACGGTTCATTTTTTCTATAACAGTATCTATATTATCGATTACCATTGAT
The Sulfuricurvum sp. DNA segment above includes these coding regions:
- a CDS encoding metalloregulator ArsR/SmtB family transcription factor, with the translated sequence MDVFLETVSALNDETRIKLLSFLDTHGALCVCDLQESFGMIQSRLSRHLKILKDGGFLRVDRCGTWAYYSIRSPLDRFRSEALSEIRCLSLDLPPLKKLSQNEGCTL
- a CDS encoding arsenic transporter: MILAVSLFLVTLLFIIWQPRGLQIGTTAVVGAALAVLLGVVSLDDVWMVTTIVWDATLAFIGIILLSMVLDEIGFFEWAALKMARLSGGNGNLMFVYLMILGALVSAFFANDGAALILTPIILAKMKYLKLNPIAMFAFLMAGGFIGDSASNPLVISNLTNIVTAGYFQIGFWEYARTMFLPNLLSIIASIVVLWLFFRKDIPERIDVENLATPESAIKNMTMFHLSWWFLGLLMVGYFIGDAYHLPISVFALGGALVFLAIATYFKATKPIMTIKAAPWQVVWFSIGLYVVVYGLKNGGLTTYLAHVIVLLQGMGNVYAVIGTGFLSAILSSVMNNMPTVMIMDIAIGEAGNSALAYANIIGCNLGPKMTPIGSLATLLWLHVLAQKGVNIGWGEYMKVGLVITPPVLFVALVGLI
- a CDS encoding arsenate reductase ArsC, whose translation is MKNVLILCTGNSCRSIMGEALINAKMGDCVFAQSSGVKASGKVNPHAQALLEEKGYWKDVYHSKVIDTVIDTPFDLVVTVCDHAHETCPMFPKAVKTIHVAFEDPSGKEVEEYAKTLALIEATLLPIVQSELCD
- a CDS encoding thioredoxin family protein, with protein sequence MKIEILGTGCAKCKALEEATKQAVAKSGKFAQIEKVEDIMKIMEYNVMSTPGLVIDGKVVSTGKVLSVDEIVNLIHQK
- a CDS encoding permease — its product is MWQESVNVLVYEWLQLPHGEKLSDALNFFIYDTVKILFLLTVIIFAVTLLRSYFSTEKVRKYLSRRHEYTGNVLAALFGIITPFCSCSAIPLFLGFLQARIPLGVTFSYLISAPLNNEIAIAMLLSMFGWKVAALYIGFGLLVAIIGGIIIGRLGLESEILIEVKPIEGEIRAENQVIAFKTRLNDAWNYTLDILRKIWLYVLIGVGAGAFIHDYVPTELITSIAGGDNLFAVPLATLLGVPMYSNAAGVMPLIEVLTSKGMLMGTALSFMMAITALSLPEAMILKRVMSLKLIAIFFGTVTLGIMGVGYLFNAIL